The window attttttatttattaattagataatATTATCCTTTTAATATAAGAAGAATTTGTCAAACTACCAAAAATACTAACgatagaaaatatcaaaactcaaaaacatttatcaagaccctacaatattattaaaataataaaaataataataataaacgCGTTTAAATTATCTTCACGACCCTATAAATACCACTCTCTCAGCTCCATTCTCCCTCAATTCAAACACTCTGCTCTCTACCAAAGCCATTTCATCTCAATTCCTTCAAATTTCATCGATCGCGTtcatcaatcaacaaaatGAAGGTAAATTCACTGCAAATTCGTTGAATTCCTCTGATTTCATTGCTCAATTGAATCGATTGAGtgattaatttggataattcgATGCAGGTTAAGATTGTGGTGAGGGTGTCGATGAACGACGAGAAATCCCGCTCCAAAGCCCTAAAAATCACGGTGGGGATCTCCGGCGTCGAATCGGCGGCTCTGGCGGGGGCGGAGAAGGAtcaggtggtggtggtgggggaGAGCATCGACGCGGTGGTGCTCACGCGCCAGCTGAGGAAGGGCGTGGGCCACGCGGAGCTCGTGAGCGTCGGCGAGGATAAGAAGGAGGACAAACCCGCCGCGAAGGCGGAggcgccggcgccggcgccggcggtGCCGATGGTGTGGTCGTACGGGCCGAGCTATCCCGGGTACAACAGCTACCCGGTTTACGAGACGCGGTCGAGCGATCCAACCTGCACGATTATGTGAAGAATTTGGGGAAATTTGAGttccattttttaattgagCTGCGATTGATCGTCTATCTAGGAGTtttgtgaaaatataaaatgataatttgtgACACGAACATAGCAACATGTTTGTTGGAACGGAGATATATCATTAACGAGATGCGATTGATCGTTTCCATTGTTTCAAATTCTTTGCACGAGAGTTTGTGTAGTATAAATCGATTATTGAGTTGACTCGAACATGATAAATTTAGttattgaaattgaaacaTCTTAGAAATTGAGTTGAGTTGTGATAGGTAGTTTATATAGTTTTGGTATCCTTgcatggagtaatttttagcTAGTGAAATGCAGTGTCTACACGTTAGCATGTTAAGGTACTAGCTACTACGCAAAATATACCTCCTCCGTCTCACTAAAGATGAtccgtttttctttttagtttgtcccaactaagataattcattaatataaatagaaacatcTTTATCATGAGGAATTGGAGTAGTGTAGGTATAAGGCAGAGCAACTCGGGGCTATGGCATGTATATGCTTGTCTCGAACTCTAGTGGATTTGACCTCTTACTTTTGTATGTAATCGCGTTCAGAAAGCCATATTTCTTTTAGAGAACCTCctaattttcccaaaaatcCAGAAGGAGATTCTTAAACTAGAAAGAATTCGGTACAGATGTAGGATTCTTATACGATGGAATCATCAAAGATTTGACCTTTTCTGAACTAtgtttatactccctccgtttcttcatagttgaggcggaacttttcggcacggagttttagaaatgaatgttatgtgtgttaaataaatagataaaaaagtaagagagaggaaaagatagaaagaataaagtataaagtgaataaagtagaaagaataaagtaagagagagtaaagtaataaagagaaaaaagttaccgtATATGGAAATGagtcaactatgaagaaacttctcgaaatggaaaaatgactcaactatgaagaaacggagggagtacctgATTAGAGGCGTATTCGATCAATGTTAGCACATTATCACgaatgtttgttttgttacaagtttatttattggtagttaaaaagattttaataattttgtatgtgaaaaactggaataaaattgataaattacgATGGATAGATAgcattgataaatttattaaaggTCATGATCGATTTTTGATCTGTGGTTGCATTTCATATCCAAGCCTATAcccattaattaaaatagtactctctGTCCCTAAAATATGATAATCTCTTTGTTCACCATTTAAAGAGTCATTTTAATTCgtcatgaattttaagaaattatttgactttgtaaataaaaggaaaggaaGTTAGTGAGttgaatgtgagacccatttaaaatagaatattagttttatattgtaTTCCGAGTGtaaaaaattggtggaatgtgagacccacaTATTGAAAGTGAAATAAAGAATAGTTTTATAAATCGTGGACAACAGAATGGCAAAATGATTCTTTAAATGATGGACAGAGGAGTAcatcattaatattttgtacCCAATTTATAAGATcgaaaaaatacattttttataaaaaaaagtacttacATTTATTACAATTTGATTTTGACCCATGTCGAAATGTGATTATATGTCAACAACTGTTGGTTTCCGGCCAATTTCCTAGCAATCGAACATAGATATCAACAcctaaaaaaaacttagaagttgcaatttacaatataattaaaatatatataggtcTTGATCAAGATAATTTCGTTACAATTCATGACATATCTGACACGCGTTAGCATTTGTTATAAATTACTATGTGATTGGTATTTGAATTTCTGTCCAAACCATATgagcttcttcttctctctcacgGTATGTTCTTCATCATCCttctaaatttattagtttaatttcataaaatatatcatgcttgcttttatatatttaattatatgtatatacaaaTTAGTCCAATATTTGAGAATATTGAATTGCAGTGATTGCCTGTGGACACACGTAGAAGCAAGGAAGGGTTTAAGCTTTTACCAGGttataaaattctttttcatttatgtacTATCGTcgaatttttgatattttgtgtgAAGAGTGCAAAAGCCCTTATTATGGCaacaaaataaaggaaaattatTGCATCAAAATTGAACTCgaaattagaatatatatagcCCATGCCAAAACAAATCTATGCGTCCACCTCTGCTTCCATGTTCAAAGTGGTTTTGTTTTTCGAAAATCGTGGTATGTAGGAGTTTTGTTGGGGATGTTTGAAAACATAGAGATTGAAAAGTGGGAACGTAATTGCATATATTGAATGTTTCAATCTAATTTGTAACTTATGTAAGAGGTTGTGATTTTAGGTGCAATGGACTAATTCAATATCAACACTACTTTTTCTTGACTATAATGGTTCGATCGTTTactaaaaatcaatttcaacaCCCACtcgattatatattttaagttGAATAATACGAAATAATGGGAAATGGTGTCGACTTATTGGTCAATAAACCCCTTTTAAGTATATGTAATGGTTGCATAATTCAAAAAGATAATCTAGTTTATTGCTCCTTTGAATCAAGCCAAATATAAATCACCatcaatatttatgtataGAAAACAGCCAAAAATAAGATGAAATCCAAgtatttgttgttattatgTGGAAATTTCATGAGTCGGGAGTTTGAAAAGTTGGTTTGAAAAGTTGAACCACAAATTGATAGGGTGATTACAACGAGTGATATTGACCCATTCCATTCTTTAGCGATTTTAtttaacatttcttttttaataattaagaatactataattaatgaGATTATTTGTAAATGATCAATCAAATTGATATTGTTAACAACCAAAGGATTATGGACTTATAATTAAAGagattatttataaatgatcAATCAATTATCAACCATAGGATTATGGACTTTGTTTAGAAGATTCCATTGCAAAATGATAGATCTAGACGGAGTTGTGGGTCGACCCCACCTTCAATTCAGAAAATCGAAAAACTTCattaaatttggtttttgAATTTCAGTACAGTAGCTTAACTCCATCATTTTGAAATTAGGTTCATTTTTGTTCTTCGTCTGTCATCCATTGCTTGTGATGTCTCTGTCTTTCGATGCTAGTAACGATCTTTTTTCGCTGTATTCGATCTCACAGGTTCCATTTATGAATTTGTCACTGACACTTGACACTGAATTTGCATAAAAGCGAAATACTagtgaaaatttataaatataatcataggATGATTATCATTTGAAGACATTTGTTTTGTGCTTACTCAATTATATTTACAAAAGTTAATTTAGTATAGCTATAGCTACTAATACTTTGGATGTGTTTATATCTTGTTTAGCtcctttcttttcctttttttttcttaatttgagAAACGTTTTTCACTGACTGTTTGAACTCAAATGACATTAGCTTCTTTGCTAAGATTTATGAATttacaaaaacacaaaattatgCACCCCAATAGTCATAAACAATCAATGCTTGATCGAGAAGGTCGGATTTCAAACTCAAATTAAAGTAAACGCACAAACATGTCTTTTTTTAGTAGTATCAGTTTATACTACgacatttaaatattgatttgtcGACAGATAAGTATGAACTTGTTATAGTTTATTAAACATTTAAACATGTCTTTTTTAGTAGTATCAGTTTATACTACgacatttaaatattgatttgttGGCAGATTAGTATGAACTTGTAATAGTTTATTAAacattaattgaaataattaaatataaaaattaagcAGATCTCACGACCCTAAAACGTCCTCGAACAAAGATAatatgagtaattaattattaattagtagtattagtttatACTACGACAGATAAGTATGGATTTGTCGGCAgattagtattaatttgtaatagtttattaattgaattacttaaatataaaaaataaaccacTCTAACCCTAGAACGTCCTCGAATAAAGATATTATGAGTaatatctttattaattattaaatgtcGTAAGCAAAATTTCAGGTGAAATAAGCAAACGTGACGTTATAACTCATTATTGACTTGCATTCACACGTTGCccataaagaaaaattacttttttcagctaaaaaaactttttttcaaaaaagagaGTTTTGTAAAGTAAACCGTGTGATTGGGGATTAGACCCTACTTTAACgaataaattaagtatatttattttcacgGTTAATTATCAATACACGAATAAATAGTGTGATCAattgaaaactctaaatattgtatgaactcaaaactataatctagatcattgaaaaatgtcaacatatcacaaaaaagcattAACAGGAAAATGtaaacagaatttcaacggtagtcaatgattaatgttgtgttgatattgtgttgacattaaaatcttgaaattttactctgtgttgatattgtattgaaactgtgttgaagctgtgttgaagagttttgaatttgtacaatatataagtttgcattttatcactacccttaACTAACTAGTATAGCTTTTAATAATCTATAGTGCCTTCGTTTTTTTTGGGGtgtattttattcaaaatactGAAATAGTTTATACATTGAGAcagttaaattaaattatatcaaCTCGTagcatattatatataataaatttaaacagaatttaactaaattaataatattaataattttgatttttatcatAGACTACTTCAAATATAATACAATGAAGTCAAATAGACTATGATTTCATTTAGCCtacttcaaaatatttctctttggtgatattataatattattaattattacttgACCATATATACTCGGTCTACTTTTTCTAACAACCTACATTGATGTGTTGTATCTTCCTTGAAATTACATTGAATATGCTTTGTGGGTTCCCCACACAAATTATGGACCTATTTCTTTAGACTCATGAGgtccatataaatataatccatatctttttcaatttgaaattatcGTACTCCACTTGATACAATCTTAAACTATGACGTAGTGGTTGATATCATAATATCCACATTTAGATTACAATCATGAAAAATCCACctactttaaatttattttgcttcATCATTACCATATAGTACTTCAATAGTTCAATTGTATCCAAGagaatataaatatggatTAACTATCATCTTTGGTAGTATTAAAAACACTTAAATAGcctttaaacatgtaataactTAAAACACAGTTTACATAAGTATATATTTCACTATTACACGATTTTCtagtttatatatatgattgtatattattaacttattaatgaaaaaataaatcattccACATATGTTGAGTGGGTACATAATGCTAACATAATGCAATGGGTTAGAGGTGTCCACGGTTCTGGAACCGATGgttacggttcggaaccgccgcttttggttttggaaattgttgaaccggaaccgaaccgcgagGGTGTTTCTTGGTTACGGTTCCAGTTCCGAACccgccggtttcggtttcggttccgaatTGGCGGTTTTTTTtacggtttttcacggttccaaACCGTCGATTTTTTGCGATTCCGGCTTGATTTAACGGTTTTCCGGTGATTTTTCGCGGTTCCGGTTTGAAACCACGCGGCGGTTCcggcacggtttcggttcgaaaatttttaaacctgaaccgaaccacgttTCAAAAATCGACGGTTTTGGTTCAGATAAATTCTCAcagtttcggttcggaaccgtaaccAACGGTTAcgatttcaattttaaccATCGGTTCGATAAACCTTGGGCATGTCTACAATGGGTTGATTCAAATTATCAGAACAAGTGTTTAGTAGTAGTCCACACATTTATGATTATGTAAACAAAAACCCTTTGTAGGttaatccttttattttaaaagagataaattttgattttgttatgtCTACTATAAAACACCTTCGATTTCAAACTCATGTTTTTGAGTTAAAAATCACACTTATATTAGAAGAATTTCCTAAACTACTTCGAATTTCTTGAATGCAACATTACCAACAAATTAACATTTATTAGTGACCCTAcaactttattaaaaataaaaaataaaaaataaaaaataaaaataaatagtttacGCGTGTAAATTTGTTCACGACTGCTTCCTATAGCTATAAATACAGCTCTCtcaactcattttttctcaattcaaACACACTGCTCTCTACCAAAACCATTTCACCTCAATTCTCTCAAATTTCATCGATCGCGTtcatcaatcaacaaaatGAAGGTAAATTCACTGCAAATTCGTTGAATTCCTCTTATTTCATTGCTCAATTGAACCGATTGAGTGATTAATTTCGATAATTCGATGCAGGTTAAGATTGTGGTGAGGGTGTCGATGAACGACGAGAAATCCCGCTCCAAAGCCCTAAAAATCACGGTGGGGATCTCGGGCGTCGAGTCGGCGGCTCTGGCGGGGGCGGAGAAGGAtcaggtggtggtggtgggggaGGGCATCGACGCGGTGGTGCTCACGCGCCAGCTGAGGAAGGGCGTGGGCCACGCGGAGCTCGTGAGCGTCGGCGAGGATAAGAAGGAGGACAAACCCGCCGCGAAGGCGGAggcgccggcgccggcgccgTCGGTGCCGATGGTGTGGTCGTACGGGCCGAGCTATCCCGGGTACAACAGCTACCCGGTTTACGAGACGCGGTCGGGCGACCCGGCGTGCACGATCATGTGAAGAATTGGGGGAAATTTGAGTTccaattttttgattttgtttttggagaggaagaagaagtaAGGGTTTAATGTTTTGGGGGTTATAAAGTCTAGACATAATGCGTGGAGAGTCGAGACGTTTTATCAACTGAGCTGCGATTGATCGTCTATGCAGGAGtttgtgaaaatataaaatgataatttgttACTGAACATAGCAACCTATTTGTTGGAATGAAGATGTATAATGTATTATTAACTGAGTTGCGATGATTGATCGTTTCTGCGGTTTCAATTTCTTTATACGAGAGTTTGTGTAGGTAGTATAACTGTACAAGGGGTGTTCGGTTgacaagactaaatctcataattaaatatgtatcatgtttggttcataagattgatcccctcaacttaatcctagatagatagtctcatgataattagtcatagcctccttcctccaactaaaataatcttacaacttaatcctagacgGATAGTCTCATAATTATTAGTTATGACAACCGAAAGCCACTTAAATTGATTATTGAGTTGACTcgaatatgataaatttggtTATTGAAATTGAAACGTCTTATCAATTGAATTGAGCGGTGATGAGTAGTTTTATATCCTTGCATGGAAGTTTGTGAAAAtagaaactaatttttttgctTGTGTTGgttatttggaaaatttttaaacaaacaatttcaacaaattttttaataatattttgtaatacTCAACTCTATGCATACCTCAATCCTTATCATACATTGAATGATtgaatgtggagaaataaCTAGAAATCTAAAACAGATCTTTTTTCCAACATCATTACATTTAATGATTCTCAAACTCAAATTAGGAAACCGAATTTTTAACAAAGCCCAGCCCAATGTACTCATATGCAAAGCCCATGGAGCCCAAATTTTAGTTCTTGTTATCCCACATCGGATAAGCAATAGCCTATGGttgtgtttatatttcatCACCTAGCTACCTCTACTGTCCCTTCGGGGACATCCGATAAAATTGGAACGATACAGAGAAGATTAGCATGGCCCCTGCGCAAGGATGACACGCATAAATCGAGAAATggtccaaattttttttgttaacgaaacaatataattttgtgaaaatagaAACTGATTATTTTGCTTGTGTTGATTGTTAAtgtaacaaaaagaaaaatttgttGTTAACGCAACAGATAGGAATGTTGAACTCTTATTGGCATACGCATTCCacaattttcttttgcaaTATCAATTTAGCTTAAAAagttttcttcatattttggtTGGTAGGAGTATTTGTTATAGATGAACAAGTAGACATTTGATGAATAAGGTAACCATAATATTAGTCCAGTTTCTCTATTCAATTCCTTTTCTACTAATGTAAAGTGCACTTATGTTTTCTTGATAATTTGGCTTGTATTGATTTGTGATGACAGTGTTGTAATGGTTTAGGTCTTGAGAAATTAAGCAACAAGTGGGATAGGATATAGTGTCCTATTAATATTGggtatattaatttgaaaattggcATTTAAAAAAGTACACAGTaccttattttttaatttatcatttctaataattatttttatttaataaaaatgactactaTATAACTCAATTTTGTGTAATAAATTACACCATCCGTTCActaataaatatctcattttgtcattttcgtccATCCACCAAATTTTGCAAATATTTAACATGTATCTCTCCTCGCCGGTACCACCCCTATAAACCTATAAGGCTATAATGTatgaaacaaatatatatgcgATTAAGGTCACAGTCTATAGTTATAATTCTATCGTATTATGTCTTTTTCATTCCGccgaaaataattttactggTCCTATTGTTCAGATGTAGAAAAGAATATACCATTAGCTTTTCAAGAAATTTTCAAGCAAACAATATCTATTTTACTATAttcaactctatatatatatctctATCCATAGAATTCATtgaatatacataaataactAGTAATAGACTTCTCTTATAATTAGTAACTgtcaataaaatctttaaaattagtagtactataactTTTAAACAGCCCAATCTCCACATATCCAAAGCCCATTGCCCAAATTTTAGCTCCTTTTTACCACATCGGATAAGCACTAATTTTGGatatactacctctgtccctgaaaatttgaaacagTTTATCATTTCGAtccatccctgaaaatttgatacacttcacttttatcatttttggtagtggactccatattccactaactcattcctactcacattttattataaaactaatactttaaaagtaggacccacatcccaccaactttttcaactcactttacattacatttcttaaaacccgtgtcgagtcaaagtgtagcaaatttgggaacggaggtagtatcATCTAGAGACATCtgataaaattagaatattataGAGAAGATTAGCATGACTCGCATGGCTCCTGATGCATTCCTATATTTGTTGAGTACATTAAATGTATAGAATTGActataacatatttttttataataaattcatttccAAGAATAGAACATTAAATAAGTCTAAAATCTTATTATTTTGTCCaaagttttaattattgttcTCCCACATCGAAGAAGCAATGACTTATATGTATGTTTATATTCCAGCACCTAACAACAAATATTGTCCCTTCAGGGACATCTGATAAAATTGGAACAATACAGAGAAGATTAGCATGGCCCCTGCGCAAGGATGACACGCATAAATCGAGAAATGgtccaaatttttttgttaatgcaaccataaa is drawn from Salvia hispanica cultivar TCC Black 2014 chromosome 6, UniMelb_Shisp_WGS_1.0, whole genome shotgun sequence and contains these coding sequences:
- the LOC125196899 gene encoding disease resistance protein Pik-1-like, which gives rise to MKVKIVVRVSMNDEKSRSKALKITVGISGVESAALAGAEKDQVVVVGESIDAVVLTRQLRKGVGHAELVSVGEDKKEDKPAAKAEAPAPAPAVPMVWSYGPSYPGYNSYPVYETRSSDPTCTIM
- the LOC125196900 gene encoding heavy metal-associated isoprenylated plant protein 47-like; its protein translation is MKVKIVVRVSMNDEKSRSKALKITVGISGVESAALAGAEKDQVVVVGEGIDAVVLTRQLRKGVGHAELVSVGEDKKEDKPAAKAEAPAPAPSVPMVWSYGPSYPGYNSYPVYETRSGDPACTIM